One Lacticaseibacillus rhamnosus genomic window carries:
- a CDS encoding pyrimidine-nucleoside phosphorylase, with the protein MRMVDLITKKRDHGELTDDELTWMIQQYTAEKIPDYQMSAFLMAVYFNGMSAAERDHFAFAMLHSGDVLDLSDIPGIKVDKHSTGGVGDKISIPLAPLVASLGVPVPMISGRGLGHTGGTLDKLESIPGFNVNETEAQFKHQVQTLHQAIVSASRDVAPADRRIYALRDVTGTVESIPLIAGSIMSKKLASGTDALVFDVKVGNGAFMKTSEDARALAKALVSISQAAGVKSVALLTDMNQPLGITIGNSLEIAESIAILKNRGPRDVHDLTVALAAQMLVLGKKAPSLEIATGLAEDALRDGRALNAFKQLIQAQGGDPAVVDDPRKLPQAAYRIPVKAEQSGIVTAIDTNALGVAAMQLGGGRAQKGDTLDLAVGLVLHKKLGTPVTKGDTLVMLHANDQHVDAIVELVRQAYHIGTTAPKKLPLIHEVIRP; encoded by the coding sequence ATGCGCATGGTCGACTTGATTACAAAGAAACGCGATCACGGGGAATTGACCGATGATGAATTAACCTGGATGATTCAGCAGTATACCGCGGAAAAGATCCCGGATTACCAAATGAGTGCGTTTTTGATGGCAGTCTATTTTAACGGCATGAGTGCGGCTGAACGCGATCACTTTGCGTTTGCAATGCTGCATTCCGGTGACGTCCTTGATTTAAGCGATATTCCCGGCATCAAGGTTGACAAGCACAGTACTGGGGGCGTGGGTGATAAAATCAGTATTCCGCTGGCACCTTTAGTAGCTTCTCTGGGTGTTCCCGTACCCATGATTTCAGGCCGTGGCCTTGGCCATACCGGCGGAACACTGGATAAGCTAGAAAGTATTCCGGGCTTTAATGTTAACGAAACTGAAGCCCAATTCAAACACCAAGTGCAAACACTCCATCAAGCCATTGTGAGTGCCAGTCGCGATGTTGCCCCAGCGGATCGGCGAATCTATGCATTGCGTGATGTGACCGGGACAGTGGAATCGATACCATTAATTGCGGGCTCGATTATGAGTAAGAAACTGGCGAGTGGGACCGATGCCTTGGTTTTCGATGTCAAAGTTGGCAATGGTGCGTTTATGAAGACTTCAGAAGATGCGCGTGCTTTAGCTAAAGCCTTGGTTAGCATCAGTCAGGCTGCCGGCGTCAAAAGTGTTGCTTTGCTAACTGATATGAATCAACCGCTGGGCATTACAATCGGTAACAGCTTGGAAATCGCCGAATCAATCGCTATTTTAAAAAATCGCGGGCCACGGGATGTCCACGACTTAACGGTTGCATTAGCCGCACAGATGTTGGTCTTAGGCAAAAAAGCACCAAGTCTGGAAATTGCCACCGGGTTAGCAGAAGATGCCTTGCGTGATGGCCGAGCTTTGAACGCGTTTAAACAGCTCATTCAAGCTCAAGGCGGTGATCCGGCGGTGGTTGATGATCCGCGGAAGTTACCGCAAGCAGCATATCGAATTCCGGTTAAAGCCGAGCAAAGCGGTATTGTCACTGCGATTGATACGAATGCCCTAGGCGTGGCGGCAATGCAACTGGGCGGCGGCCGCGCTCAAAAAGGAGACACGTTGGACTTGGCAGTCGGCTTAGTTCTACACAAAAAACTGGGAACGCCGGTGACTAAAGGCGATACGCTGGTCATGCTGCACGCTAACGATCAACATGTGGATGCGATTGTAGAGTTGGTGCGCCAAGCTTACCATATCGGCACAACCGCTCCAAAAAAGTTGCCGTTAATTCATGAAGTGATTCGACCGTAA
- a CDS encoding helix-turn-helix domain-containing protein, protein MITNGVGSVLRQIRKSRGESIVEVAKATHTSPASFTKWENDQTIPSERSIRKLAEYYQTDPLELLGVAYPDKYAKQQEQEKAAAEGSTIRIEDLIGNNSVLTYNGSPLSSGTKSLVAAFIAGLIISQPE, encoded by the coding sequence ATGATTACAAATGGTGTTGGCAGTGTTTTACGACAAATCCGTAAAAGTCGTGGCGAATCAATTGTAGAAGTTGCAAAGGCAACCCATACTTCCCCGGCAAGCTTTACCAAGTGGGAAAATGATCAAACAATTCCAAGTGAACGCAGTATTCGTAAACTTGCAGAATACTATCAAACCGACCCACTGGAATTGCTCGGTGTTGCATACCCTGATAAGTATGCGAAACAGCAAGAACAGGAAAAAGCAGCTGCAGAAGGCTCAACGATCCGCATTGAAGATCTCATCGGAAACAATTCCGTTTTGACCTACAACGGCTCGCCGCTTTCTTCAGGAACCAAGTCACTCGTCGCAGCATTCATTGCTGGTCTTATTATTTCACAGCCTGAATAG
- a CDS encoding DNA-3-methyladenine glycosylase I, with product MTNAHDRAEQVKTEAALRKYQARKQYTDWLAKMSPELRAYHDHEWGVPVHDDQKLFELLSLEIFQAGLNWELVLHKRAAFNDAFHQFDIKKVAAMDEPDIDALLQRTDIIRNRMKLEATVTNARAILRIQAAYGSLNDYLWAFVDGKPLVNRPKSLAEIPTRSALSVKIAKDLKKNGFAFVGPVIVYNYLQGAGLIDDHVVMQD from the coding sequence ATGACAAATGCACATGATCGCGCTGAGCAGGTCAAAACAGAGGCGGCATTGCGGAAGTATCAGGCGCGTAAGCAATACACGGACTGGTTGGCCAAAATGTCACCGGAATTACGTGCTTATCATGACCATGAGTGGGGTGTTCCGGTTCATGATGACCAAAAGCTATTCGAGTTACTATCGTTAGAAATTTTTCAGGCTGGTCTGAACTGGGAATTGGTACTGCATAAGCGAGCCGCTTTTAACGATGCGTTTCATCAGTTTGATATCAAAAAAGTGGCTGCGATGGATGAGCCGGACATCGATGCCTTATTACAACGCACCGACATTATTCGCAACCGGATGAAACTTGAAGCAACGGTCACGAATGCACGGGCTATTTTGCGAATTCAAGCGGCGTATGGCAGCTTGAATGACTATTTATGGGCATTTGTGGATGGCAAACCACTTGTCAATCGACCTAAATCTTTGGCCGAGATCCCAACCAGAAGCGCATTATCGGTGAAAATTGCTAAGGATTTGAAAAAGAACGGGTTTGCCTTCGTTGGCCCGGTAATCGTGTATAATTATTTGCAAGGCGCAGGATTAATTGATGATCATGTTGTGATGCAAGACTGA
- the cydB gene encoding cytochrome d ubiquinol oxidase subunit II — MSWLQILWFFLLFVLFSGFFVLEGFDFGVGMSTKLLAHNSDEEDQLVATIGPHWDGNEVWLITAGGAMFASYPMWYASLFSGFYIMFFLVLFGLIVRGVSFEFAAHAETKTGRNIWRWALACGSLIPPFILGMIFTAIIQPLPITKNGDVFPTLGNQINLLTIVGGVAVTLMMLMHGLNFIRLKTTGDLRKRARDWNSKLYYLLYAGEVVFAVLLFFMTDFFKERPISTLLILVIIVGSTVAAHIGVLKDNEVLSFIGSALGLVGVVGVIFNGLFPRVMIGQNAAMSILAKDASASPLTLTIMTIVAVILLPIALAYFIWSYVVFHKRIQAKGAVSE; from the coding sequence ATGAGCTGGTTACAGATTTTATGGTTCTTTTTATTGTTCGTCCTGTTCAGTGGGTTCTTCGTCCTTGAAGGGTTTGACTTTGGAGTCGGGATGTCAACTAAGCTCCTGGCCCACAATAGCGATGAAGAAGATCAGTTGGTAGCAACCATTGGCCCACACTGGGATGGTAATGAAGTGTGGCTCATCACGGCTGGCGGTGCGATGTTTGCTTCCTATCCGATGTGGTATGCAAGCCTGTTCTCCGGCTTTTATATCATGTTCTTCCTTGTTTTGTTTGGTCTGATTGTTCGCGGGGTTTCCTTTGAATTTGCCGCACATGCTGAGACCAAAACCGGGCGCAACATTTGGCGTTGGGCGTTGGCGTGTGGCAGTTTGATTCCGCCGTTTATTTTGGGCATGATTTTCACCGCGATTATTCAACCGCTGCCGATTACCAAAAATGGGGATGTGTTTCCGACGTTGGGCAATCAGATTAATCTATTGACGATTGTCGGCGGCGTTGCAGTGACCCTGATGATGTTGATGCATGGGCTGAACTTCATTCGCTTGAAGACCACAGGCGACTTGCGGAAGCGAGCACGTGACTGGAATAGCAAGTTGTATTATCTGCTTTATGCCGGCGAAGTTGTTTTCGCTGTCTTACTATTCTTCATGACCGATTTCTTCAAGGAACGCCCGATTAGCACGTTGCTGATTCTGGTTATCATCGTTGGTTCAACGGTCGCAGCCCATATCGGGGTTTTAAAAGATAATGAAGTCTTGTCATTCATTGGCAGCGCCCTTGGTTTGGTCGGCGTTGTCGGCGTCATCTTCAACGGTTTATTCCCGCGGGTGATGATTGGTCAAAATGCGGCCATGTCGATTCTCGCTAAGGATGCCAGTGCCAGCCCATTGACGCTGACCATTATGACCATTGTGGCAGTTATTCTTTTGCCAATTGCCTTGGCCTACTTCATTTGGAGCTATGTTGTCTTCCACAAACGCATTCAAGCCAAAGGGGCGGTTAGCGAATGA
- a CDS encoding universal stress protein yields MDQEYDRLLVPVDGSKEAELAFNKAVKVALANQAHLDVLNVLDTKQFIGSYGGMISGDAVYQLTQDAQEYLENLKDQAKQTGLTDVDIHIRFGNPKTVIATDFPHDHHNDLIVIGATGLNAVERVLVGSVTEYVNRTAPCDVLIVKTK; encoded by the coding sequence ATGGATCAAGAATATGATCGCTTGCTGGTACCTGTAGACGGATCGAAGGAAGCTGAATTAGCTTTCAACAAGGCAGTTAAAGTTGCATTGGCCAATCAAGCACATTTGGATGTGTTAAATGTGCTTGATACCAAACAATTTATCGGCAGTTACGGCGGCATGATCTCAGGTGATGCAGTTTATCAGCTGACACAGGACGCACAGGAATATTTAGAGAACTTGAAGGATCAGGCAAAGCAAACCGGCCTGACAGATGTGGACATCCATATCCGGTTTGGGAACCCTAAGACAGTTATCGCAACCGACTTTCCTCACGACCATCACAACGACTTGATCGTGATCGGCGCAACCGGTTTGAATGCAGTTGAGCGCGTATTAGTCGGTTCGGTGACAGAATACGTTAACCGCACGGCTCCGTGTGATGTTCTGATTGTCAAAACAAAATAA
- the add gene encoding adenosine deaminase, translating to MDFATLHTLGKTELHCHLDGSLSLNCIRQLAQKINQPLPADDNALRKLVQAPENSENLADYLKTFDFIAPLLQTKEALQMAAFDVVAQAARENVRYIEIRFAPVLSTAGDLTLSQATEAVITGLHQAMAQFDIIAKVLVCGMRQLPNADNAAMFTANAPLVGDTLVGGDFAGNEADYPTKVCAPAIETAQRLGVPLTFHAGECHCPQNIAEAIRLGIPRIGHATACFDRPELIQTIVKTHTTIELCLTSNLQTKAARSLAEFPYQALKKAGAAITINTDNRTVSNTTLTHEYERYQAYFDTTAADFLTFNLNAVNAAFIPETTKQTLRMRLKQDYAPYL from the coding sequence ATGGATTTTGCTACCTTACATACGCTGGGTAAAACGGAACTGCATTGCCATCTGGACGGGTCTCTGTCCTTAAATTGCATTCGTCAACTAGCCCAAAAAATCAATCAACCGTTGCCTGCCGATGATAACGCCTTACGCAAGCTGGTCCAGGCTCCGGAAAATTCTGAAAATCTGGCTGATTACCTAAAAACATTCGACTTTATCGCACCCCTTTTGCAAACCAAGGAGGCGCTGCAGATGGCGGCCTTTGATGTTGTCGCCCAAGCTGCCCGCGAAAATGTCCGCTATATCGAAATCCGATTTGCCCCGGTACTTTCGACTGCTGGCGATTTAACATTGAGTCAAGCCACCGAGGCGGTTATCACGGGCTTACATCAGGCTATGGCCCAATTCGATATTATTGCCAAGGTCTTAGTTTGCGGCATGCGCCAATTGCCAAACGCAGACAATGCAGCCATGTTTACCGCCAATGCTCCTTTAGTCGGTGATACCTTGGTTGGCGGCGATTTTGCCGGTAACGAAGCTGACTATCCGACTAAAGTTTGTGCACCTGCCATTGAAACTGCGCAACGACTTGGCGTCCCGTTAACTTTCCACGCTGGTGAATGCCACTGCCCGCAAAATATTGCCGAGGCGATCCGCTTGGGTATTCCGCGAATCGGCCACGCCACCGCTTGTTTTGACCGACCTGAACTGATTCAGACAATCGTGAAAACCCATACAACGATCGAACTCTGCCTCACCAGCAACTTGCAAACCAAAGCCGCACGGTCACTGGCAGAATTTCCTTATCAAGCCCTCAAAAAAGCCGGGGCCGCCATCACGATTAATACGGATAATCGTACTGTCTCCAACACCACCCTGACCCACGAGTATGAACGGTATCAAGCATATTTTGATACCACCGCCGCTGACTTTCTAACTTTTAACCTCAATGCCGTCAATGCAGCTTTCATCCCCGAAACCACCAAGCAAACATTACGTATGCGCTTAAAACAAGATTACGCACCTTACCTGTAA
- the cydD gene encoding thiol reductant ABC exporter subunit CydD, producing the protein MIDKTLLRLSGMRKTMTMLAGFALVQAFVILLQGKYLAEGIVHSWNRQSLAGLWLPLGFFAAAFTVRQLIVWVRNRIAAKFAMKSAAWLQAQLLRHLFALGPAAVAKEGTGNLVTMALDGIPEAENYIELILNKILNMSIIPWILVAYIWYENWLTGFTLLIMFPIIILFMVILGLAARDKSESQYAGFQKMSNHFIDSLRGLKTLQLMGISREYANNVYEVSEDYRKQTMGVLRIAMLSTFALDFFTTLSIAVVAVFLGIKLMDGTIPLYPAMVALILAPEYFMPIRDFGTDYHATLNGKNAMTAIWKVIDQPLPTDTHVLPAFKGWQPQDTLSMQHLDFTYADKRAGIQDANLTFTGPEKVAIIGASGSGKSTLLNLIGGFLQPQAADITLRGTKIPHMTQTAWQDHLSYIPQDPYLFADTIAANIRFYRPDASDQAVRDAAESAGLTTWINSLPDGYATRIGEGGRGISGGQAQRIALARTLIDTNRSIWLFDEPTAHLDIETEAALKETLVPLFANRLVIFATHRLHWLNQMDRVIVVDGGKIVAEGTPTELAAHSKPYQALVHEMRGEFNALVEK; encoded by the coding sequence ATGATCGATAAGACGCTGTTGCGCCTTTCGGGAATGCGAAAAACAATGACAATGCTTGCCGGGTTTGCACTCGTGCAAGCTTTTGTTATTTTACTCCAAGGAAAATATCTCGCTGAAGGGATTGTTCATTCTTGGAATCGTCAAAGTTTAGCTGGTTTATGGCTGCCGCTTGGCTTTTTTGCCGCGGCTTTTACGGTCCGCCAGTTGATCGTGTGGGTACGAAACCGTATCGCCGCCAAGTTTGCGATGAAAAGTGCTGCCTGGCTGCAAGCGCAGTTGTTGCGACATCTTTTTGCGCTTGGTCCGGCAGCGGTTGCTAAAGAAGGTACTGGTAATTTAGTCACGATGGCACTTGACGGCATTCCCGAAGCTGAAAATTATATCGAACTTATTTTAAATAAGATCTTGAATATGAGCATTATTCCGTGGATTTTGGTGGCTTATATTTGGTATGAAAACTGGTTGACCGGATTCACGTTGCTGATTATGTTTCCAATCATTATCTTGTTCATGGTCATCCTTGGCTTGGCGGCGCGTGATAAGTCGGAAAGTCAGTACGCCGGATTTCAAAAGATGAGCAATCATTTTATTGATTCACTGCGGGGGTTAAAAACACTGCAACTGATGGGTATCAGTCGCGAGTATGCCAACAACGTCTATGAAGTCTCTGAAGATTATCGCAAGCAGACGATGGGCGTTTTGCGAATCGCCATGCTTTCCACCTTTGCGTTAGATTTTTTTACCACTTTATCAATCGCAGTCGTGGCGGTTTTTCTGGGCATTAAGCTAATGGATGGCACGATTCCGTTGTACCCCGCGATGGTAGCATTGATTTTGGCACCTGAATATTTTATGCCGATTCGTGATTTCGGAACGGATTACCATGCCACTTTGAACGGTAAGAATGCCATGACGGCGATCTGGAAGGTGATTGACCAGCCGCTGCCAACGGATACGCATGTGCTACCAGCGTTTAAGGGATGGCAGCCGCAAGATACACTCAGCATGCAGCATCTTGATTTTACTTATGCTGACAAGCGAGCGGGCATTCAGGATGCTAATTTAACCTTTACTGGACCGGAAAAAGTTGCCATTATTGGCGCGAGTGGATCAGGAAAATCAACGTTACTGAATTTAATTGGCGGATTTTTACAGCCGCAAGCTGCCGATATCACGTTGCGCGGGACCAAAATTCCCCATATGACGCAAACGGCCTGGCAGGATCACCTGAGTTATATTCCGCAAGATCCTTATCTGTTTGCGGATACGATTGCGGCTAATATTCGGTTTTATCGGCCGGATGCTTCTGATCAGGCAGTGCGGGATGCCGCAGAATCGGCTGGTTTGACGACTTGGATCAATTCGTTGCCAGATGGTTATGCAACGCGAATCGGTGAAGGCGGCCGCGGCATTTCCGGTGGTCAGGCGCAGCGAATTGCCCTTGCCCGGACTTTAATCGACACAAATCGTTCTATTTGGCTTTTCGATGAACCGACCGCACATCTGGATATTGAAACCGAAGCGGCGTTAAAAGAAACCTTAGTTCCACTTTTTGCTAATCGACTGGTTATCTTTGCCACGCACCGGTTGCACTGGTTGAACCAAATGGACCGGGTTATCGTGGTTGACGGGGGCAAGATTGTTGCGGAAGGAACCCCGACTGAATTAGCCGCCCACTCTAAGCCGTATCAGGCGTTGGTCCATGAAATGCGAGGTGAATTCAATGCATTGGTTGAAAAATGA
- a CDS encoding cytochrome ubiquinol oxidase subunit I, translated as MLMAMDVLSLARFQFAMTTVFHFFFVPFSIGMGLVAAIMETMYVRKKDETYKKMAKFWGKIFLLSFAVGVVTGIIQEFQFGMNWSNYSRFMGDIFGVPLAIEALLAFFMESTFIGLWMFTWDRFKPAVHAIFIWMTWLGTTLSAIWILSANAFMQHPTGFAISQTTGRVKLVDFGAVITNPQLWVEFPHVIFGAFTTAGFAVAGMAAWRLLKKDHVDFYKKSLKVGLVVGTIASACAIGFGDLQTQFIIKDQPMKFAATEGIYKDTSDPAPWTLVELINTKDHTTSGNIEVPYLLSLLSYHKMNGSVKGMETANKELEAKYGKDKNYYVPVKTLFWSFRVMAGGGVLLFLLGVLGLWFSRKKKDTLLDQRWLLYILGFALWLPFIINTAGWFITELGRYPWVVYGLYTIADAVSPTTTAGQLLFTNICYFLIFTLLGGVMIYYSHRVLKNGPDGDLNTDYGVNSDPFAKEAFAK; from the coding sequence ATGCTAATGGCAATGGACGTATTATCGCTAGCTCGTTTTCAGTTTGCGATGACGACCGTTTTCCATTTCTTTTTCGTACCGTTTTCAATTGGTATGGGTCTTGTGGCTGCCATCATGGAAACGATGTATGTACGCAAAAAGGATGAGACATATAAAAAAATGGCCAAGTTCTGGGGCAAGATTTTCTTGCTGAGCTTTGCTGTCGGGGTCGTTACCGGTATTATTCAGGAATTTCAATTTGGCATGAATTGGTCGAATTATTCACGATTCATGGGGGACATTTTCGGAGTGCCACTGGCGATTGAAGCCTTGTTGGCATTCTTCATGGAATCGACTTTCATCGGGTTGTGGATGTTTACCTGGGACCGCTTCAAGCCAGCTGTACATGCTATCTTTATTTGGATGACTTGGTTGGGCACCACGTTATCAGCAATTTGGATTCTTTCCGCAAATGCTTTCATGCAACATCCCACCGGTTTTGCGATCAGTCAAACAACTGGTCGGGTCAAATTGGTTGACTTTGGTGCGGTGATCACCAATCCGCAACTGTGGGTTGAATTTCCACACGTCATCTTTGGTGCCTTTACCACAGCCGGTTTTGCGGTTGCGGGCATGGCAGCTTGGCGGTTGCTTAAAAAAGATCATGTTGATTTTTACAAGAAGTCGCTTAAAGTCGGCTTGGTTGTCGGGACCATTGCTTCTGCCTGTGCGATTGGCTTTGGTGACTTGCAGACTCAGTTCATCATTAAGGATCAACCGATGAAGTTTGCGGCAACTGAAGGGATTTACAAAGACACCAGTGATCCGGCACCTTGGACGTTGGTTGAGTTAATCAACACCAAAGATCACACAACTAGCGGCAACATTGAAGTGCCATATTTACTGAGCTTATTGTCCTATCATAAGATGAACGGTTCAGTTAAAGGCATGGAGACTGCTAATAAAGAGCTTGAAGCCAAGTATGGCAAAGATAAGAATTATTATGTACCGGTTAAGACCCTGTTTTGGAGCTTTCGGGTCATGGCTGGTGGCGGCGTTTTGCTCTTCTTGCTGGGTGTCTTAGGCCTGTGGTTCAGTCGTAAGAAGAAGGATACGTTGCTAGATCAGCGGTGGTTATTGTATATTCTCGGCTTTGCTCTGTGGCTGCCGTTTATCATTAATACCGCTGGCTGGTTCATTACCGAATTAGGTCGTTATCCGTGGGTTGTTTACGGATTGTACACGATTGCCGATGCGGTTTCGCCAACCACGACGGCCGGTCAATTGCTGTTCACCAACATCTGCTACTTCTTGATCTTTACCTTATTAGGTGGCGTGATGATTTACTATTCACATCGCGTTTTGAAGAATGGACCAGATGGCGATTTGAACACCGATTATGGGGTCAACAGCGATCCGTTTGCTAAGGAGGCGTTCGCAAAATGA
- a CDS encoding tyrosine-protein phosphatase: MEPFVLNIKNGLNFRDLGGYKTKSGQVIKSRKIIRSARLSELSDDDLQYLADYGLTTDVDFRSPEEQAAEPDRYPENTTYHFVPVFPTDETKSSEQADALQKSFSRDPHAGFENMVKTYADIVKMPSAQKAYRQFFDILLSHQENDGAVLFHCTAGKDRTGMGAVYLLSALGVDGHTIRQDYLATNDLIQPMVEKNLAAARKRGATDALLANIRDLGTVSGAFLDSALATIDAEYGNMHNYLKEALQLTDAEKRDLRELYLQ; the protein is encoded by the coding sequence TTGGAACCATTTGTTCTTAATATCAAAAACGGCCTCAACTTTCGCGATCTTGGTGGGTACAAGACGAAATCAGGTCAAGTGATTAAATCACGTAAAATTATTCGCTCTGCCAGATTAAGTGAACTGTCAGATGACGACTTGCAATATCTGGCAGACTATGGCCTGACAACCGATGTCGATTTTCGGTCTCCGGAAGAACAAGCAGCCGAACCTGATCGTTATCCCGAAAACACGACTTATCATTTCGTCCCGGTTTTCCCAACAGATGAAACCAAAAGCAGCGAACAAGCCGATGCTCTACAAAAAAGTTTTTCACGCGATCCCCACGCTGGCTTTGAAAATATGGTCAAAACTTATGCCGATATTGTCAAAATGCCTTCCGCGCAAAAAGCTTATCGGCAGTTCTTTGATATCCTTTTAAGTCATCAGGAAAATGACGGTGCTGTTTTATTTCATTGCACGGCTGGTAAAGATCGCACCGGCATGGGCGCCGTTTATTTGCTGTCAGCATTAGGCGTTGACGGCCACACCATTCGCCAAGACTATCTGGCAACCAACGATCTTATTCAGCCAATGGTCGAGAAAAATCTTGCTGCCGCTCGCAAACGCGGTGCAACTGATGCTTTGCTTGCCAACATTCGCGATCTCGGCACGGTCTCCGGTGCATTTCTTGATAGCGCCTTAGCCACCATTGATGCTGAATATGGCAACATGCACAATTACCTGAAGGAAGCCTTGCAATTAACCGACGCCGAAAAGCGTGATTTACGCGAACTTTATCTTCAGTAA
- a CDS encoding DMT family transporter, with the protein MKRIRLWGIFLAILGSSLWGISGPVSEALFDEGIKVSWLISSKMIIAGVVLMTLAVWKDRAAIMSPWRNRRDAIQLILFVLFGMIGMQYIYFKAVAVANAATATILQYLSPVIVLVFLALRLREKPRRIDLFTIAMAMLGTMLVVTKGRLTHLAISPSAFFWGVMAALAAAAYTLLPAGLLKRHSPIVVTAWAQLLGGLLVDIFDPFWKQIPHLDQAGWAGYWFIVIFGTIVAYSVYLASLQFISPTAATLLDAFEPLGATLVSVIFLHMHLGVAEILGGMIIILTVAMMALMTPRGPKLEDRSD; encoded by the coding sequence TTGAAACGCATCCGCTTATGGGGGATTTTTCTGGCTATCCTTGGTTCAAGTTTATGGGGAATATCCGGTCCAGTGAGTGAAGCTTTATTTGATGAAGGCATTAAAGTTTCCTGGCTGATTAGCTCTAAAATGATCATTGCTGGCGTTGTTTTGATGACGTTAGCTGTTTGGAAAGATCGCGCTGCCATTATGTCACCGTGGCGCAATCGGCGTGATGCGATACAGCTGATTTTGTTTGTGTTGTTTGGCATGATCGGGATGCAATATATTTACTTTAAAGCAGTTGCAGTGGCTAACGCAGCGACTGCGACAATTTTGCAATATCTATCACCGGTTATCGTTTTGGTTTTTTTGGCGTTACGATTACGTGAAAAACCACGCCGAATTGATTTATTCACAATTGCCATGGCGATGCTTGGTACCATGCTAGTGGTGACAAAGGGACGGTTAACACATTTGGCTATTTCGCCGTCTGCTTTTTTCTGGGGGGTGATGGCCGCTTTAGCCGCAGCAGCGTATACATTATTGCCGGCGGGATTACTGAAGCGGCATTCGCCTATTGTCGTGACAGCTTGGGCTCAATTACTGGGTGGCTTATTAGTTGATATTTTCGATCCTTTCTGGAAACAAATTCCGCACTTGGATCAAGCAGGGTGGGCCGGTTACTGGTTTATCGTCATCTTTGGGACGATTGTTGCTTATTCGGTCTATTTGGCCAGCTTACAGTTTATTTCGCCGACAGCCGCGACCTTGTTAGACGCGTTTGAGCCGCTGGGGGCAACCTTGGTGTCGGTCATTTTTTTGCATATGCATCTAGGTGTGGCTGAGATACTGGGTGGGATGATCATTATTTTAACCGTGGCGATGATGGCACTCATGACCCCACGCGGACCTAAGCTTGAGGATCGTTCCGACTAA